In Rhodothermales bacterium, the genomic window CCTTCGTGCTGCCCGTCCGCTCGCGCGTCCTGACGCCGCATCGCTTCACGTTCCGCGCCACCGCGCCGGTCAGTGAGGTGTTCGTCATCGGCCAGTTCAACGACTGGAGCCGGAGCGCGACGCCGCTCGCCGATCCCGACGGCCACGGCGTGTGGGAGACGACGGTGCCGCTCGAGCCGGGCCGCTACGAGTACAAGTTCACCGCCGACGGCGCCGAGGTCCTCGACCCCGATAACCCGGCGCGCGTGCCGAACGGGCTCGGCGGGACGAACAACGTGCTCACGATCCCGCCGCGCCACACCGCCTCGGTCGATCTCCTCACGCTGTCCGCCACCGACGACCACCTCCGCTTCGCTTTCCTGCGCGACGGCGCGCCCGCGCCCGTGCGCCCCAGCGACGTGGTCGCGCTCGTCGGGAATCGGCCGGTGGCGAGCGAGGCCGTTTCCGTCGAGGGGCACGAGGTCCGTGTGCGCCGCATGCCTGAGATGGACGGCGAAACCGCCCGCGTGGCGGTTCGGCAGGGCGGCCAGGCGACACGCTTCGCGACGGTAACGCTCGGCGACGACTTCGCGTGGCGCGACGCCGTGCTCTACCAGATCCTCGTCGACCGCTGGGCCGACGGCGACCCGGCGAACTCCGTCCCCGTTCCGCACGACTCGGTCGCCGCGCGGGCGAACTACCACGGCGGCGATTTGCAGGGCATCCTCGACAAGATGAACGAGGGCTACTTCGACTCGCTCGGCGTGAACGTGCTCTGGCTCTCGCCCGTCGTCGAGAACACGGACCGGGCGTACCGCGAGTACCCGCCGCCGCACCGCTATTACACCGGCTACCACGGCTACTGGCCGACCGACCCCGAGGCCGTCGAGGGGCGCTTCGGAGATATGGACCTGCTGCGCGACGTCGTCGACGCGGCGCACGCGCGGGGGATGAAGGTGCTGCTCGACTACGTCGCCAACCACACCCACGAGGAGCACCCGTACTTCCAGCAGCACCGCGACTGGTTCGGCGTGCTCGATCTCCCCGATGGGCGGAAGAACCTCCGGCTCTGGGACGAGCACCGCCTCACGACGTGGTTCGAGCCCTACCTCCCCAGCTTCGACTTCGAGGGCTCGGAGGAGGCCTTGCAGGTGATGACCGACAACGCCGTGTGGTGGATCGAGACGAGCGGGGCCGACGGCTTCCGCCACGACGCCGTGAAGCACATCCCCAACCGCTTCTGGCGCACGCTGACGCGGAAGCTCCGCGCCGTCGACTCCGTCCGCGTCGCGGAGGGCGAGCCGCCGCTCTACCAGATCGGCGAGACGTTCGGCTCGTACGACCTCATCGCCAGCTACGTCACTCCCGGCCAGCTCGATGCGCAGTTCAATTTCAACCTCTACGACACGGCGAAGTACGTCTTCCTCGACCCCGACGCCGACTTCGCCGTGCTCGACGCCGAGATGCAGAAGACGCTCGACGTTTACGGGCCGGACC contains:
- a CDS encoding alpha-amylase family glycosyl hydrolase, which produces MKRSLVLVLLAVALATAATAQPDRPLRPVPLVAGQPDTVLVADLFPDSDGLSFGASDEVEARYDAAVGTLALTARSDFEGLALVPFRQRGEAFVLPVRSRVLTPHRFTFRATAPVSEVFVIGQFNDWSRSATPLADPDGHGVWETTVPLEPGRYEYKFTADGAEVLDPDNPARVPNGLGGTNNVLTIPPRHTASVDLLTLSATDDHLRFAFLRDGAPAPVRPSDVVALVGNRPVASEAVSVEGHEVRVRRMPEMDGETARVAVRQGGQATRFATVTLGDDFAWRDAVLYQILVDRWADGDPANSVPVPHDSVAARANYHGGDLQGILDKMNEGYFDSLGVNVLWLSPVVENTDRAYREYPPPHRYYTGYHGYWPTDPEAVEGRFGDMDLLRDVVDAAHARGMKVLLDYVANHTHEEHPYFQQHRDWFGVLDLPDGRKNLRLWDEHRLTTWFEPYLPSFDFEGSEEALQVMTDNAVWWIETSGADGFRHDAVKHIPNRFWRTLTRKLRAVDSVRVAEGEPPLYQIGETFGSYDLIASYVTPGQLDAQFNFNLYDTAKYVFLDPDADFAVLDAEMQKTLDVYGPDHVMGTLMDSHDKARFLAYADGDLARDAADDKEIGWLTDIAVDDPASYRRAELYLAYLLTTPGVPTIYYGDEIGMTGANDPDNRRPMRFGDDVTPDERALKEDVAALVRLRRERESLRRGGFHTLRAEGDLWAYLRAGAEGRTLVVLNKGDAPETFALDLPAPLASRAARDALTGEAVSVAGRRVTLAVPSVGYRVVDLD